A part of Crassostrea angulata isolate pt1a10 chromosome 5, ASM2561291v2, whole genome shotgun sequence genomic DNA contains:
- the LOC128184645 gene encoding uncharacterized protein LOC128184645: protein MAVWVTTTGCHIPEHAIRAGYEADGRPLFIARASMEGTLTPGKCGFHLPGAHIPYGCNENIAHQYEVLVHPNNAQGFYDWRRACLGKVPEDALKTDTDTYVGRAYFSGSLVPCKIATSYPHMCAYMGYGGKEYNAIDYEVLCKIK from the coding sequence ATGGCAGTGTGGGTTACAACGACCGGATGTCATATTCCAGAACATGCGATACGAGCCGGATACGAGGCGGACGGACGGCCTCTGTTTATTGCCCGGGCATCCATGGAAGGTACTTTGACCCCCGGGAAATGTGGATTCCACCTTCCGGGCGCCCACATTCCTTACGGATGTAATGAAAATATCGCCCATCAGTATGAGGTGCTAGTACACCCAAACAACGCCCAGGGATTCTACGACTGGCGACGTGCTTGTCTCGGAAAAGTGCCAGAAGACGCCCTCAAAACAGACACTGACACGTATGTTGGCCGAGCTTACTTCTCCGGGAGTCTGGTACCGTGTAAGATTGCCACTAGCTACCCCCACATGTGCGCTTACATGGGGTATGGCGGGAAAGAATACAATGCTATAGACTATGAAGTCCTCTGTAAGATTAAGTAG
- the LOC128182696 gene encoding uncharacterized protein LOC128182696 isoform X2, translating into MALWVTTTGCHIPEHAIRAGYEADGRPLFIARASMEGTLTPGKCGFHLPGAHIPYGCKENIAHQYEVLVHPNNAQGFYDWQRAADGNVPEHALKTDTDTYVGRAYFSGSLVPCKIATSSPHMCAYMGYGGKEHNTKDYEVLCKIK; encoded by the coding sequence ATGGCATTATGGGTTACAACGACCGGATGTCATATTCCGGAACATGCGATACGAGCTGGATACGAGGCGGACGGACGGCCTCTGTTTATTGCCCGGGCATCCATGGAAGGTACATTGACCCCCGGGAAATGTGGATTCCACCTTCCGGGCGCCCACATTCCTTACGGATGTAAAGAAAATATCGCCCATCAGTATGAGGTGCTAGTACACCCAAACAACGCCCAGGGGTTCTACGACTGGCAACGCGCTGCTGACGGAAATGTGCCCGAACACGCCCTCAAAACGGACACAGACACGTATGTGGGCCGAGCTTACTTCTCCGGGAGTCTGGTCCCGTGTAAGATTGCCACTAGCTCCCCCCACATGTGTGCTTATATGGGATACGGCGGGAAAGAACACAATACTAAAGACTATGAAGTCCTCTGTAAGATCAAGTAG
- the LOC128184413 gene encoding uncharacterized protein LOC128184413 isoform X2 — MRIRQSVLVKGVNMFRYLTGLLLWTIVAGLHEAPYQTTTAALPRYPSGGACHDSYYQCDEYNPCYEKEVCVQGCCVNATCGGPEYYCFSNGEYQCYENEVCGATTGCCETNPGAQNAAYATTVPPYNPAYQAYTTTVRPYAGQYQQYATTVPPYVQPHQQHAAHQGHRPGQQAPHQPAGHGAGHHGPTAGYPPCDAYYHCTSISDCYEGETCTSGCCSSGLHV, encoded by the exons ATGAGAATCAGACAATCCGTGCTAGTGAAAGGTGTCAATATGTTTCGATATCTCACGGGACTTTTACTGTGGACTATCGTAGCGG GTTTGCACGAGGCGCCCTACCAGACTACCACGGCGGCGTTACCGCGATACCCGAGCGGAGGAGCCTGCCACGATTCATATTACCAGTGTGATGAGTATAATCCGTGTTATGAGAAGGAGGTGTGTGTACAGGGATGTTGTGTAAACGCCACATGCGGGGGTCCGGAGTATTACTGCTTCTCAAACGGAGAATACCAGTGTTATGAAAACGAGGTCTGCGGCGCGACGACCGGATGTTGTGAGACGAATCCCGGGGCCCAGAATGCGGCGTACGCCACCACTGTACCCCCATACAACCCCGCCTACCAAGCGTATACCACCACAGTACGACCGTACGCCGGTCAGTACCAGCAGTATGCTACAACCGTGCCACCGTACGTCCAACCCCACCAACAACATGCTGCCCATCAGGGCCACAGACCCGGTCAACAAGCCCCCCACCAGCCCGCGGGACACGGCGCCGGTCACCATGGGCCAACGGCGGGCTACCCCCCGTGTGACGCCTATTACCACTGCACCAGCATCTCAGACTGTTACGAGGGGGAGACGTGTACGAGCGGATGTTGTTCGTCCGGCCT acatgtataa
- the LOC128182696 gene encoding uncharacterized protein LOC128182696 isoform X1: protein MKKKVKMALWVTTTGCHIPEHAIRAGYEADGRPLFIARASMEGTLTPGKCGFHLPGAHIPYGCKENIAHQYEVLVHPNNAQGFYDWQRAADGNVPEHALKTDTDTYVGRAYFSGSLVPCKIATSSPHMCAYMGYGGKEHNTKDYEVLCKIK from the exons ATGAAAAAG AAGGTAAAAATGGCATTATGGGTTACAACGACCGGATGTCATATTCCGGAACATGCGATACGAGCTGGATACGAGGCGGACGGACGGCCTCTGTTTATTGCCCGGGCATCCATGGAAGGTACATTGACCCCCGGGAAATGTGGATTCCACCTTCCGGGCGCCCACATTCCTTACGGATGTAAAGAAAATATCGCCCATCAGTATGAGGTGCTAGTACACCCAAACAACGCCCAGGGGTTCTACGACTGGCAACGCGCTGCTGACGGAAATGTGCCCGAACACGCCCTCAAAACGGACACAGACACGTATGTGGGCCGAGCTTACTTCTCCGGGAGTCTGGTCCCGTGTAAGATTGCCACTAGCTCCCCCCACATGTGTGCTTATATGGGATACGGCGGGAAAGAACACAATACTAAAGACTATGAAGTCCTCTGTAAGATCAAGTAG
- the LOC128184413 gene encoding uncharacterized protein LOC128184413 isoform X1, translated as MRIRQSVLVKGVNMFRYLTGLLLWTIVAGLHEAPYQTTTAALPRYPSGGACHDSYYQCDEYNPCYEKEVCVQGCCVNATCGGPEYYCFSNGEYQCYENEVCGATTGCCETNPGAQNAAYATTVPPYNPAYQAYTTTVRPYAGQYQQYATTVPPYVQPHQQHAAHQGHRPGQQAPHQPAGHGAGHHGPTAGYPPCDAYYHCTSISDCYEGETCTSGCCSSGLHV; from the exons ATGAGAATCAGACAATCCGTGCTAGTGAAAGGTGTCAATATGTTTCGATATCTCACGGGACTTTTACTGTGGACTATCGTAGCGG GTTTGCACGAGGCGCCCTACCAGACTACCACGGCGGCGTTACCGCGATACCCGAGCGGAGGAGCCTGCCACGATTCATATTACCAGTGTGATGAGTATAATCCGTGTTATGAGAAGGAGGTGTGTGTACAGGGATGTTGTGTAAACGCCACATGCGGGGGTCCGGAGTATTACTGCTTCTCAAACGGAGAATACCAGTGTTATGAAAACGAGGTCTGCGGCGCGACGACCGGATGTTGTGAGACGAATCCCGGGGCCCAGAATGCGGCGTACGCCACCACTGTACCCCCATACAACCCCGCCTACCAAGCGTATACCACCACAGTACGACCGTACGCCGGTCAGTACCAGCAGTATGCTACAACCGTGCCACCGTACGTCCAACCCCACCAACAACATGCTGCCCATCAGGGCCACAGACCCGGTCAACAAGCCCCCCACCAGCCCGCGGGACACGGCGCCGGTCACCATGGGCCAACGGCGGGCTACCCCCCGTGTGACGCCTATTACCACTGCACCAGCATCTCAGACTGTTACGAGGGGGAGACGTGTACGAGCGGATGTTGTTCGTCCGGCCTTCATGTATAA